From the genome of Alkalimarinus coralli:
TTGAAGCGTCCGATATTCTTATTTTTACCGGTGAAGTAAAGAAGCTTGATGACATTATGCAACTTCCCGGCCTAACACTATTTGATGAATCAATCGAAGTGCTGCAGCGCAATCTTGTCGAGGTTGTTATTAGCCCAACGGCTAACTTTATTGGCAAGTCAATTAAAGATTGCGATTTTAGAGCCACGTTTGATGCTGCGGTTGTTGCAATCAGACGGGGTGACAAGCAGTTATCTGGTAAAATGGGCGTACATCGAATTCAACCCGGTGATTCTTTACTGCTTGCCACCGGCCATGACTTCCTGATGCGCAAAAACATATCTCAAAACTTTTATATACTCTCCAAGAACGGTGTGCCCCCTACTAATGGCTGGAAGATGTGGCTGATGGCTATTGGCTTCCCTGTTGCTATTCTGGTGGGGACATTCACTTCTCTGTCGTTACCTGAAAGCTTGCTGCTGTTTTCCATTCTGCTTTTGGTAACCAAGATACTCAAACCGGGTAACGTCAGACGAAGGTTTCCATTTCAGCTGATACTCGTAGTAGGGTCTGCACTAGCAATGGCTCAAGTGGCGATATCGACCGGCGCCGTCGCCAAATTAGTCGAGCTTGTATTGCTGGCTGCGCCCGGGGTAACCGTCTGGGCAGGGTTTGTTGCGGTGTATTTGCTTACGTTAGTTCTGACAGAGCTTATCACCAATAACGCCGCAGCAGCGGTGATGTTTCCCATTGCGTTGGGGTTTGCTCAAGGGTTTGACGTGTCCGTGCTGCCTTTCATCATGGCAGTTCTTTACGGTGCTAGCGCTAGTTTTCTCTCTCCTTATGGGTATCAGACCAACCTTATCGTGTATAGCGCTGGCAATTACCGGCTGATTGACTATCTGAAGGTTGGTTTACCTATTTCGGTCGCCTACAGTCTGACTGTAATCAACATTGTTCCTGAGTTTTTTCCGTTCTAACGGCACACATTATGACACCGACATTAATTGGTATAACGATAAACTTTCAATTACCTGGTTAAATGCGCAGGAATCACGAACAATAGCGACCACCTCTATCTCACGCTAAAGCGATAGTATATGAATAGTTAATATGGATACATTAAAAATACAGTGGAGGAACTGCTGACACTGGTGCGCGTGGCGCACCCTATAGTCGTGCTGAACACCCATCTTTTAAAGGGGTTGCTTGCGTAATGATCCCGGATGCTTCGTAAAATCTGATTTAATCAGATGTCTCTTAGCTTTCTTCCCTACTGAG
Proteins encoded in this window:
- a CDS encoding SLC13 family permease; this encodes MMPVEQLIVALVSILLILGLIFTKVNPAVLFSAGGLSYLVTDLIELKPLLNSYTHPALVTLVLLIIISTAFERTRMISMMVRNCVGEGFIGILKALLTTSLLSALLNNTAVVSVLISGIKNNSKLSAHRLLLPISYAAIIGGTLTLVGTSTNLIINGLMVEQGLPGFNLFSFFVPSLILLCLLIPLVVLTAYLFLSNDKDVMRDGRRYFVEAKVNDDSPLIGKTVLENGMRNLEHLFLIEVIRRDQLISPVSPNELIEASDILIFTGEVKKLDDIMQLPGLTLFDESIEVLQRNLVEVVISPTANFIGKSIKDCDFRATFDAAVVAIRRGDKQLSGKMGVHRIQPGDSLLLATGHDFLMRKNISQNFYILSKNGVPPTNGWKMWLMAIGFPVAILVGTFTSLSLPESLLLFSILLLVTKILKPGNVRRRFPFQLILVVGSALAMAQVAISTGAVAKLVELVLLAAPGVTVWAGFVAVYLLTLVLTELITNNAAAAVMFPIALGFAQGFDVSVLPFIMAVLYGASASFLSPYGYQTNLIVYSAGNYRLIDYLKVGLPISVAYSLTVINIVPEFFPF